The Gammaproteobacteria bacterium nucleotide sequence CGGCACGGTCCAGCAGGGTCCAGTACAACGGCAGGAAACGCAGATCGTGCAGTCCTGGTTGACTTTAGACGATTTCCCGCCGTGACTTGCGCCCCCAGCGATCCGCCGTAACGTCAGGGTTTCGGGCATGAGCGCCCGCAGGAGGGGTGCGACATGCGGGCGGGCGCCCATGTTGCGAGGCTCTTCCTGTGCCCAGACGACCGTGCCAAGGGCCGGCAGGCCCGCCAGCAACTCCGCGATCTCGCGCCGCGGGAACGGATAGAGCTGCTCGACCCTGGCAACCATCGCATCCTTCGCGTTGGCGCGCTCTTCGCTCGCAAGCAGATCGTAGTAGACCTTGCCGCTGCAGAGGATGAGCCGGGTCGCGGATCGGCGGGCTTCGTCCCCCTCGTCTTCGGCCAGCACCGGACGGAAGCCTCCGCCGGTGAGTTCCGAGGCCTGCGAGCGGGCCAGCTTGTGGCGCAGGAGGCTCTTCGGGGTCAGGACCACGAGCGGACGCTCGGGGGTGTGCGCCTGGTAGCGCAGCAGGTGGAAGTATTGGGCGGAGGTGGTGGGGTTGGCGATCCGCATGTTGCCGGCGGCGCACATCTGGAGGAAGCGCTCCAGGCGGGCGCTCGAATGCTCCGGCCCCCGGCCTTCGTAGCCGTGCGGCAGAAGCATCACCAGCCGCGATAGCTGTCCCCATTTCGACTGTCCCGACACCACGAACTGGTCGATGATGGGCTGGGCCACGTTGGCGAAGTCGCCGAACTGCGCTTCCCAGATGACCAGATCGCGGTCCGCGCCCACGCTGTAGCCGTACTCGAAGCCCAGCACCGCGGTCTCCGACAGCGGCGAGTTGTGGATCTCGAAGCGGGCGCCGTCCATGGCCGCCAGCGGCGCGTGCGCCGAGCCGGTCTCGGCATCGTGGAACACGAGGTGGCGGTGGCTGAAGGTCCCGCGCTGCACGTCCTGCCCGCTGAAGCGGATGGGAATCCCGTCCCGGAGCAGGGAACCCAGGGCGAGCGCTTCGGCGTGGGCCCAGTCGAGCGACGATTCCGCAGTGAAGCCGCTCCTGCTCCTTTCCAGCTGCCGGCCCAGCTTGGGGTTGACGGAGAAGTCCTCCGGCACCGCCATCGAGGCGGCGTTGATCTCCGCGAGGGTCGCAAACGGGACGGCGGTCGGACGGGCATCCCGGTCCCAGGCTTCCGTCGGATCCCCATCGGCTTCCCCCACGACATCCCCGTCCGGGCGGGCCGCGTCTTCCGCGGACGGTTCGGATGAGCCCGTCCCGGCCTGCCCGGATTCAGCGGAGGGCTTCGCCGCGCTGGCCGCGACCAGCGCCTGCCGCAGGCGATCGGTGGTGCCGCTGCGGGCCGCTGCGACCTCGTCCGCGGTCACGACGCCGGCCTTCACCAACGCCTCTGCGTACAGGGTGAACACGGTGGGATGCGCGCGGATGCGCTGGTACAGCCGCGGCTGGGTGTAGGCCGGGTCGTCCCCTTCGTTGTGCCCGTGGCGCCGATACCCGATCAGGTCCACCACGATGTCGTCGTGGAATTCCGCCCGGTACGCCATCGCCAGGCGCATCGCGGTGAGGCAGGCGGGGGGATCGTCGGCGTTTACGCGCAGGACCGGGATGTCGTAGCCCTTTGCCAGATCCGAGGCGTAGCGGGTGGAGCGACCCTGTTCCGGGTCGGTGGTGAAGCCGATCTGGTTGTTGACGATCAGGTGGACCACCCCGCCCGTCGCGTATCCCGCCAGCCGGGCCAGGTTGAGCGATTCCGCTACCACGCCCTCGGCCGCGAAGGCGGCGTCCCCGTGGATGAGGAGGGGCACCACCGCGGCCGTGTCCTGTGCGTCATCCTGCCGGGGACCCGCGAATTGGCGCGCCCGGGCCAGCCCCGCCACCACCGGGTTGACGAACTCCAGGTGGCTGGGGTTGGGAAGCAGCGTGACCCGCACGGTGCTTCCGTCGCGCAGGACGTGGTCGCGGGTGGCGCCGTGATGATACTTCACGTCCCCGATCCCGCTCTCGTCGTCGGGAAGGGTGAGGATGCCGTCCGGGGCCGGGGCGGCGCCCTCGAACTGGCGCAGGATCTCGTCGTAGCCGACGCCCACGCTGTGCGCGAGCACGTTGAGCCGGCCCCGGTGGGCCATCCCCATCACGACCTCCCGGCATCCCCGAGCAGCCGCCACCTCGAGCACCAGGTCCACCATGGGCACGAGCATGTCGTTGCCCTCGAGGGAAAACCGCACCTGTCCCGGATAGACCCGGTGCAGGAACTGTTCGAGACCTTCCACCCGGGCGAGGCGGGTCAGCAGCTCCACCTGCTCCGCGCGGGTCAGCGGCTGGGCGTGGGCGCCCGATTCCACCTGGTTCCAGAGCCAGCGCACCCGCTCCGGCGACTCCAGGTGCTCGAACTGGTATCCGATGGACCCGCAGTACGCACGCTCCAGCCGCTTCAGGTAGTCCGGTACGCGTTCGTCGCCATCGTCACCGAAAACGGTGGATGCGGGGAGAGCCTCCAGCTGCTCCATGCTGGTGCCGAAGAAGGAGGGATCGAGCTGCGGGTGCCCCGGGCGATCGCTCCCCAGCGGGTCGATGCGGGCCAACTGGTGCCCGTGGTCGCGGAAGGCCTGCACGAGCGACGTGGCCCGGGCGACGAGGTGGAGGAGTTCCTGCATCGCGCGCAGGGTGGCGCTGCGCTGAGGGGCGGGCGCGGGTGGCGGGGCGGCGCCGGAAACCGCGTCCATCGCGGCCGCAGACTCGGAGCCGCGGCGCGGCCGCCGGGATGGCGCGGCGGGACGGGCGGGCTCGGGCGCAGCGGTTGGCGCCAGGCCCCGTTCCGACGCCTCCTTCGAAAAAACCGAGCCCCAATGGGCGGACACCGAGTCGGGGTCGGCCAGATAACGTTGGAACAGCTCTTCCACGTATCCGGCGTTCGGCCCGCTGAATAGTTCGGACGAGGGCATGGAATGGCGAGGTCGTTCCGGGCGGACGGCACCTTGAGGGGGAGTGGAAGATAACCGGAACACCTTCCAAGTTGTACGGATCGCGCGTCCCCCCCTCACTATCCCGGAGAGAGCTTGCCCCTTCCGCAGCCAGGCGCCCGCTCGGGCAGCGAACCCGTCCGCCGGGTGACGGAGGCGATGCGGCATGGGCGGATTCCCATGCGCGTGCACCCCGAGTGGGCGCGCGCCTTTCCATGGGTCGTTCAGGGGACCACGGTGCGCACCGGCACCGACGCCGACTTCGGACTGTTCACGGGCGCGCCTGCGGGCCAAGTCATGAAGCGGTGGGAATCTCTGGCGGAGGACACGGGATGCGGCAGCATGGTGCACGCCCGCCAGATCCACGGGCGCGCGGTCACCCTGCACGAGGCGACCCCGCCAGGTCTCCTCCTGGCCCCGCCCTGCGACGGGCACGCCACGCGGCGGGCCGGGACATTGCTCGCGGTTTCCGTGGCCGACTGCGTGCCCGTCTTCGTGGTCGCGCCCCGCGTCCGGGCCGTGATGTTGCTGCACGCGGGGTGGCGGGGGGTCGCGGGCGGCATCCTGGAAGCGGGCCTCGTGATGCTGGAACGGGACTTCGGAACCCATGCGCGCGAGACCCACATGCACATGGGACCGGCCATCTGCGGGCGCTGCTACGAGGTGGGCCGGGAAGTACACGAGGCGCTGGGGCTGCCCCGGCCGGCTTCCCGCGGCCAGCCGGTCGATCTGCGGCGCGTGCTGGCCGACCGCGCTCTTGCCGCCGGCGCCGATCCCGCACACCTGACGACCTCCTCGTTTTGCACCCGGTGCGCGGACGCGCCATTCTTCTCGCACAGAGGCGGGGACGCCGGGCGCCAGATCGCGGTGTTGGGCATCACGCCGGACGACTCCGTCCCCCCGGGAGGGGAATGGCTCGACGACCATCGCCAGCAGCCGCACCGGCAGCCCGTGGAAGACCGCTAGTGGACCGCTCCTTGCAGGACCTGCGTGCGGACCCCTTGGTGGGGCTCTGCTCGGTGTGCGCGCACAGCAGGGTGACGGGCAACCGGAGAGGCTCCATCTTCTGGCTCTGCCGGCTCTCGGCCGAGGATGCGCGCTTCCGGCGCTATCCGCGCCTCCCGGTGGCTCGCTGCGCGGGATTCGAGCACGCCGCGGCCGGACGGATGGACGAGGACCGCACGGACCAGGAGCCACAGGCTCCAGACAGCGCGAACCAGCAACGAAACCGAACCGGGAGAACCGAAGAATGAGCGAACCCTTCTACGTGTCCAGAGTGGAATTCGAGAAGGTGGCCGGCGCTCGCAGACGCGCCCGGCTTCCCGCCGGAGCCACGGTCGAACTCGGCGTCCACGGGCCGGTCAAGAGCCACTACCGGCTCGATGCCGAACCGGATCAGCCGCTCGCCGTGGACTACGTCGTCGCCGCCGCGGGCGGCTGACTGCTCGGAACTCTCAACGGCGCACTGGAGGTGCGCGGGATCAGCCTCACCCCGGACCAGATCAGCGCCCGGGCCGAAGGCTTCAACGAGGTGGCCGGCAGGCTGCCGGTGCTCAGGCGCATTCACGTTCACTATCGGCTCTCGATCCCCGATGGATCGCGCGCGCCCACCGACCGGGCCCTCGCCAGCCATGTCGACAAGTGTCCCACGGCCGCGAGCCTGCGTGACGCCATCGACATCACCTGGAGCGCGGACATCGTCGAGCACGCCGCCGACGCGTGATCTCCCCCGCCCCCGCATCGCCTGAGCGAGCCCGTGCCTGAGCTCCTGGCGCAGACGATCATCGGCCTCTCCCTCGCGGTGCTGGCCCTGCTGCTGCCCTTCGCCGCCCACCGGACGTATCTACTGCTGCTCAGCCGCCGTCCACCGCCGGAGCTGCCGCGCAGGTGGTCCGGCCGTTTGCCGCCGGTCACCGTCCAGCTTCCCCTGTACAACGAGGCTCCGGTCGCCCGCAGGGTCATCGACGCCGCGTGCTCGCTCGACTATCCGGCGCGCGCCCTGGAGATCCAGGTGCTGGACGATTCCACCGACGAGACCGTGGAGCTCGTTGCCCGGCGGGTGGCGTGGTGGCGGGCGCGGGGCGTAAACGTGTGCCACATCCGCCGCCGGGAGCGCTCGGGCTTCAAGGCGGGCGCTCTGGCCGCGGGCGTGCGCCGTGCCCAGGGCGAGTTCCTGCTCGTGCTGGACTCCGATTTCGTGCCCGAGCCGGACCTCGTCCGGAAGCTGCTGCCGCCCTTCCGGCTGTCCCGGGTGGGGATGGTGCAGGCCCGCTGGGATCATCTCAACGAAGACGCCAACTGGCTCACCCGTGCTCAGGGCCTCCTTCTCGACGGGCATTTCTTCTTCGAGCACGGCGGACGCTACCGGGGGGGGCTCTTCTTCAACTTCAACGGCACCGCGGGCATGTGGCGGCGCGAATGCCTCGAGGACGCGGGGGGATGGCAGGCGGACACCCTTACCGAGGATCTCGACATCAGCTACCGCGCGCAGATGCGGGGATGGCGCTTCGTCTTCCTCGAGGACATCGGCGTTCCCGCAGAGCTTCCGGACCAGACGGGCGCCTTCGAAATCCAGCAGCGGCGATGGTCCCAGGGCGGGATTCAGACGGCGCGCAAGCTCCTCCCCGAACTGCTGCGCGGGCCCTGGCCGTTCTCGGTGAAGAAGGAAGCGGTGATCCATCTGTGCGGGCACATCGCCTACCCGCTCACGCTGCTCCTCGGACTCCTGATCTATCCCTCCGCCCTGGCCCGGCGCGCGCTCGGCGGGGAGGAGTTCCTCTTCATCGATCTGGTCGTATTCTTCCTGGCCACCATTCCCTTCGTCATCTACTACACGGCCGCGGGCCGAAAGCGGAGCCGCCCCTGGGGCGACCTGGTGCCGTCGGTGGCCGTCACCCTGGCCACGGGCGTCGGGTTGACGGCGCCGGCGACGCGGGCGGTCCTGCGCGGCCTGGCCGGCCGCAGGGACAGCTTCGCCCGAACGCCCAAGAAGGGCAGCGGCGGGGTTTTTCGCGAACGGCCGGGAAGCCAGACCCCGGACACCCTCTTCAAGCTGGCCATGGCGATGGTGATGAGCCTGTTCGTGGGCGCCGCGCTGCAGGCTCAGCTATACGCGTCGATCCCGTTCCTGATGCTCTTTGCCCTGGGCTACTGGAGCCTGGGGGTCGGCGGCCTGAAGCGCTTCGGAACGGGGCCGCGCATCCCACAGCAGCAGCGCGTAGAAGGGCAGCCAGAGGAGGAGCACCGTCCAGAGGGGCCTCGGCCACTCGCCGGTCTCCAGGTACGGACCCAGACCCAGGTACGTGACGAATGCGAGGCCGCTTAGCAGGATCCAGGCGCGGTTCCGGCGCAGGGCCGCGAAGGGCAGGATCCAGAGCGCGTACCAGGGATGGAAGGTCGGCGACAGCAGCAGCCCGGCTCCGAGGATCCAGAAGAGAGCCCGCTCCGCGTCGAGGTTCCTGATTGTCGCCCAGCCCACGACCGCGAGCACGAGCGCCCCGGCCAGATAACGCGGCGCGATCGGTCCGGGCACAACGGCTTCGATGACCGCGAAGGCTCCCTCGTAGGCGCGCCAGTGTTCCGCATAGGTGGCGAGACCGGCCCAGAGGGCGGATCCCGCTTCGAGATAGGGGAGATGGAAGAGGACCAGGACCACTGCACACGCCACCGCCAGGCGCACCCCGTAACGGCGGATGAGCGCCGGAAGCGCGACGATGGGCGCGAACTTGGTGAGGGTCGCGAGGGCCAGCACGGCACCCATCGTCCAGGGCACCCACGACCTCGATGCGAAACCCGGACGGGTGGAGGCGGGATCGGCGTCGCCGAAAACGGGGTCGGTGCCGGGCTCGTCCGGGGAGCCGTGGGCGGATCCGGCGCGGGGCGCGGGCAGGGCGAGGAAAACCAGGACCACGAGCAGAAGGATGCCGACGGACTCGAAGTGACCGCTCCAGGCCGTCTCGACCACCAGCAGCGGCGACCAGGCGAAGAGCACGAGGGTCCCGGGAACCGAGCGCCCGGTCCGGCGGGCTATCTTTGCCAGCAGCAGGCAGGTGGCCAGGTCGGCGAGCGTCCACAATACCTTGAGCGCGAGCAGCGACCCGCCGGCGAGCGCGCCCGCCGCGAACACCACCTGCGCGAAGGGCGGGTAGATGGTGGAAATGGACGGATTGTTGATGCGCGCGTGCCACGCGGTGCGGATCGATTCGAGTTCGGGCGCATCAGGGGGGTACAGGTACGGGTTGATGCCCGCCAGTTGCACGTGTCCGTCCCAGAGGTAGCGGTAGATGTCGTCGGACAGAAACGGAACGCAGGGGAGTAGAACCACGCGGAAGAGGATGGCGAAGCCCCAGATGAGGCGGATGTCGACACGCCCGCCGAACGCGGCGCGCGCCGCCCCCCAGTAGACCGCGAACGCACCGGCAAGGAGCGCGAGGCGTGGAAACGGAATCCCGGCTTCGGGCCACCAGCCCGCAGCCGTCAGAAAAACAAGTTCCAGAAGGCCCAGCACGATCAGCGTCCGCGCGCCCCCGCTCGGCAGCCGATTCACCGTTCCTGCGCTCCTGACGGCCGGCCCGGCATGACTCCTTCCCCGCCATCACAGGCACCCCCCGTCACCGGCCGCGTCGCCGTGCTCATCCCCGCGCTCGACGAGGAGCCGACCATCGGGTCGGTGATGCGCGCGCTCCCGGCCGGGCTGGTCGACGAAATCGTGGTCGCCGACAACGGCTCGCGGGACGCCACCCCGCGGATCGCGCGCGATCTGGGAGCGGTCGTGGTGACCGAGCCGCGCCTCGGATACGGCTCCGCCTGCTTGGCCGGCATGCGCCACCTGGCCCGGCGGCCTCCGGACATCGTGGTCTTCCTGGACGCGGACGGGAGCGACGATCCCTCCGGGCTGGGGCGGCTGATCGAGCCCATCCGCTCGGGCGCAGCCGACATGGTGCTGGGGGTGCGCACCGGCGACCCGCCCGGGGTGCCGCTGCACGCGCGCATGGGCAACCAGGTCGTGCTCATGTGCGCGCGCCTTCTCTTCGGCCTTCGCTTCCGCGACATGCCTCCCTTCCGCGCCATTCGCTACGATCGCCTGTGCGAGCTGCACATGGATGACCGCGACTGGGGCTGGACCCTGCAGATGCAGATCCGTGCCGGCCGGCTCCGCCAGCGCATCGTCGAGATCGACGTCCCGTACACTCGCCGGGCGGGGGGTGTTTCCAAGATCAGCGGTACGCTGAGCGGTTCCCTCAAGGCCGGCGCCAAGATGTTCTATACTCTCGCCCGCGAGAGATTGATGTCCGTGAGACAATACAGATGAACGATACAGATACCCAGGTCATGCACCGCGCGCGGGACACAAACCGCGTAATCGACGACGTCCGGGGCCGACTGCAGCGCATCCTCCCCTATGGGGAAGCCGAGCTCGCGGCGGACTTCGCGGCGCTCTTCCTCGCCAGAGCGCCCGCCCTCTATCTCCGCGAGCGTAACCCGGTGACGCTCGCGCGGCTGACGGCGGACGCCTTCGCCTTCCTGCAGCGGAGCCGGCCGGACCGGGTGGACGTGCAGGTCTTCAACCCCGCCGCGGAGCCGGAAGGGCGGCGGGCTCCCGTGACCGTCATCCGCACCAACGTGGGCGAGCGCCCGTTCATCGTCGACTCGATCCGCGAGCACCTGCACTCGCGCGATCTCACCATCGAGCACTTCATCTACCCCCTTCTGGGGATCGTGCGCCACGAGGGCCGCATCCTGCGCATCGTGCCGCCCGCCGACGCGGAGGAGCGCGAATCGCTCATCCACTGCGAGATCTCGCGCGTGACCGATCCCGCCGTCCTCGAATCGCTTCAGCGGGAACTCGAGCAGCGTCTCGAGGACGTGGTGCGTGCCACCGACGACTTCCGGCCCATGCTGGCGGCGCTGGACCGGTCCATGAGCACGCTGGAGGCCCGCGCCCGCCAGCTGCCGGACCTCGCTGGCGAACTCGACGAGATCCGCGCCTTCCTCGCCTGGTTGCGCGACGACGGCTTCGTCTTCCTCGGTCACCGGCGCTACGACATCGCCGACGACCCGGACACCGGCGAGCCCCACGTGATGGTGGAGCGCGGTTCCGGACTCGGCATCCTTCGCGACGAAGAGCGTTCGGGCTACGTGAAGCCGGTGCCACTGGCATCCATGCCCGACACCCTGCGCCAGCTCCTCGCCGACGGCCCCCTGTTGCTCATCGGCAAGACCAACACCCGTTCCACCGTGCACCGGCTGGCGCACATGGACTACATCGGCGTCAAGAAGCTGGACGGGGCGGGACGACAGGTGGGAGAGGAGCGCTTTCTCGGGCTCTTCACCTCGAAGGCGTACGGCGACCACGCGGACCGGATCCCCATCCTGCGCCGGAAGCTGCGCTGGATCCTGGAGGATGCCGGGGCTGAGAAGGGAGCCCACGACTACAAGGAGATCAACACGATCTTCAACTCGATGCCGAAGGAGGAGCTCTTCCTCAGTTCGGCACGGGAAATCGCCAAGGACGTCCGCACCGCGCTGACGTCGTACCACACCACCGGGGTTCAGGTGACCCGCCGGGAGGACCGGCTCCGGCGGGGGGCGTCGTTCATGGTCATCATCCCGCGCGAGAAGTTCTCCGCCAAGGCGCGCAAGGCGATCGAGAACGCGTTCGTCAACCTCCTCGGCGGCGAGGTCCTGAACTATCATCTGGCGATGGGCGGCGGAGAGCAGGCGCGGCTCCACTTCTACCTGCGGGTGCGTCCCGAGCTGCTGGACGTCGTCACCGATGTCGAGCTCAAGCGGCTCGTGCAGGAACTCACCCGCGACTGGACCGACCGGGTGGGCGACGAGCTGGGACAGGTCAGGCCGCGGGGCGAGGCGCGTCGGCTCGCCCACCGCTACGCCGCCGGTTTCGGCGCGGACTATCGGGCCGTAGCCGACCCCGACGCGGCCGCCCGCGACATCCTGCAACTGGAGGCGATGGTCGCCGACGGGCGCAGCCTGTCGATCGCGCTCTCCAACCCGGATGAGAGCGCCGTGGCCCCGGGCGACCGCGTGACCGAGCTTCGCCTCTACCGGCTCGGGCCCCGCCTGGTCCTGTCGCACTTCATGCCCATCCTCGAGAACGCGGGGCTGCGCGTGATCGCGGAAAAGCCCGCCCAGGTCCGGGGATCCGGAGTGCCCGAGGGCGCCGTCCATACCTTCGCCGTGCAGACCTCCGGCAAGTCTCCGCTCGATCTCGGGAAGGTCGGCCCGGTCCTGGTGGACACCATTCTGGCGGTGAGCGCGGGCGATGCCACCAACGACCGGCTCAACGCCCTGGTGCCCACCGCGCGGCTGGCGTGGAGGGAAGTGGAGGTACTGCGGGCCTACGCGAGCTACGCCTTCCAGCTTAGCGCGGTGCCGAGCCGCGACTCCATCGTCGACGCCCTCCTCAACTATCCCCGCATCGCCCGGCTGCTCTTCGGCCTGTTCGAGACCCGCTTCCACCCGCGGGAACCGGCGCGCGGTCGCCGGCAGGCCGGCATGGAAGCAACGCGCGCGCAGCTGCTCGCGGCGCTGGACGACGTCTACCTGCTGAGCGACGACCGCGCGCTGCGCCATCTGCTGACGCTGATCGAAGCCACCGTACGCACGAACTACTACGCGACCGGGGGGCGCACGCCGACGCGGCGTTCGGGGGGTGTGCCGTACATGTCGTTCAAGGTGATGGCGCGCGCGCTGACCTCGCTGACCCGCACCAGTCTCCTCTTCGAGGCGTGGGTGCGCTCGGCCCGGATGGAGGGCGTGCACCTGCGGGGCGCGCGCGTCGCCCGGGGAGGCATCCGCTACAGCGACCGCCCGGACGACTTCCGCACCGAGGTACTGGGGCTCGCGGAAACCCAGATCGTCAAGAACTCTGTGATCGTCCCCGCCGGCTCCAAGGGCGGCTTCGTCATCCTCGACCAGCCGTCCCTCTCTGTTGCCACCCGCAGCGAGGTCGAACGGCAATACCGGACCCTCATGCGCGGGCTCCTGGACCTGACCGACAACCTGCACCGGGGCACGCCGGTCCCCCCCGACGGCGTGGTCTGCCATGACGACCCCGACCCGTATCTGGTGGTGGCCGCCGACAAGGGCACCGCCGGGTTTTCCGACATCGCGAACGCGGTCGCGGACGACTACGGCTTCTGGCTGGACGACGCCTTCGCCTCCGGAGGCTCCAACGGATACGATCACAAGGAGCTGTCGATCACCGCGCGCGGCGCGTGGGAGTGTGTGAAGCGCCACTTCCGGGAGATGGGCAAGGATATTCAGTCGGAGCCCTTCACCGTGGTGGGCATCGGGGACATGAGCGGCGACGTGTTCGGCAACGGCATGCTGCTCTCGCCGCACATCCGGCTCATCGCGGCCTTCGACCACCGGCACATCTTCATCGATCCCGACCCCGACCCGCGCGCATCCTTCGTAGAGAGGGAGAGGCTGTTCCACCAGCGCGGTTCCTCCTGGGCGGACTACGACGCGAGCGCAATGAGCCCCGGCGGCATCATCGTGCGGCGCGGCTCCAAGGAGGTCGCGCTCTCACCCGAAGCGCGCACGGCCCTGGGCATTTCGCGGGATCCCGGAAGGGTGAGCGGCGAGGAGCTGGTCCGGCTCGTGCTCCAGGCCGACGCCGAGCTGCTCTGGAACGGGGGAATCGGCACCTACGTGAAAGCCTCGGACGAGACCCACGCCGATGTCGCCGACCCCTCCAACATCCCGGTGCGGGTGGATGCGAGCGAGCTGCGCGTCAAGGTCGTGGGCGAGGGCGGCAATCTCGGGCTCACGCAGAGGGCGCGCACCGAGTTCGCGCTGGCCGGCGGACGCCTGAACGTGGACGCGCTCGACAATTCGGGAGGCGTTTCCCTGTCGGACCGCGAAGTCAACCTCAAGATCCTGCTCAACGCAGTGGTGGACGACGGGCGCATGACGGGAGCGGAGCGCAACCGCATGCTGCGCGACCTGGCGGAACCCGTTTGCGACCAGGTGCTGCTCGACAACGCCTCTCAGAGCCTGGCGGTGTCACTCGATGTCATGCGCGCCCGCGAGGGAGTCGACGACTTTCGCCAGCTCATCTCGGAGCTGGAGAGGGACGGCTTCTTCGACCGCTCCCGCGAGCATCTGCCCACCTGGGAGCAGCTGCTCGAGCGCGACGAGACCGGCTCGCGCCTGACCCGGCCGGAGCTGTGCGTGCTGCTCGCGCACGCCAAGCTCCACCTGATGCGCCGCCTGCTGAAGGGGACGCTCATCGACGACCCGGTCGCGAGCGGCTACCTGGCGCGCTACTTCCCGCCGGTGGCCGTCGACACAGCGGGCGAAACCGGTCTGGCCGCCCACCGCCTGGGGCGCGAGATCGTGGCCAGCCAGCTCACCAACGACCTCGTGGACCTGATGGGCGCCGGATTCGTGCATCGCATGATGCGCGACTCGGGGGCGTCCGCGGACGAGGTGGCGCGCGCCTGGCTGGTGGCCTCCCGGCTCTCGGGGCACGGGCAGCTCCTCGCCGACCTGCGCGAGCGCGAGC carries:
- a CDS encoding 2-oxoglutarate dehydrogenase E1 component, producing MPSSELFSGPNAGYVEELFQRYLADPDSVSAHWGSVFSKEASERGLAPTAAPEPARPAAPSRRPRRGSESAAAMDAVSGAAPPPAPAPQRSATLRAMQELLHLVARATSLVQAFRDHGHQLARIDPLGSDRPGHPQLDPSFFGTSMEQLEALPASTVFGDDGDERVPDYLKRLERAYCGSIGYQFEHLESPERVRWLWNQVESGAHAQPLTRAEQVELLTRLARVEGLEQFLHRVYPGQVRFSLEGNDMLVPMVDLVLEVAAARGCREVVMGMAHRGRLNVLAHSVGVGYDEILRQFEGAAPAPDGILTLPDDESGIGDVKYHHGATRDHVLRDGSTVRVTLLPNPSHLEFVNPVVAGLARARQFAGPRQDDAQDTAAVVPLLIHGDAAFAAEGVVAESLNLARLAGYATGGVVHLIVNNQIGFTTDPEQGRSTRYASDLAKGYDIPVLRVNADDPPACLTAMRLAMAYRAEFHDDIVVDLIGYRRHGHNEGDDPAYTQPRLYQRIRAHPTVFTLYAEALVKAGVVTADEVAAARSGTTDRLRQALVAASAAKPSAESGQAGTGSSEPSAEDAARPDGDVVGEADGDPTEAWDRDARPTAVPFATLAEINAASMAVPEDFSVNPKLGRQLERSRSGFTAESSLDWAHAEALALGSLLRDGIPIRFSGQDVQRGTFSHRHLVFHDAETGSAHAPLAAMDGARFEIHNSPLSETAVLGFEYGYSVGADRDLVIWEAQFGDFANVAQPIIDQFVVSGQSKWGQLSRLVMLLPHGYEGRGPEHSSARLERFLQMCAAGNMRIANPTTSAQYFHLLRYQAHTPERPLVVLTPKSLLRHKLARSQASELTGGGFRPVLAEDEGDEARRSATRLILCSGKVYYDLLASEERANAKDAMVARVEQLYPFPRREIAELLAGLPALGTVVWAQEEPRNMGARPHVAPLLRALMPETLTLRRIAGGASHGGKSSKVNQDCTICVSCRCTGPCWTVP
- a CDS encoding polyphenol oxidase family protein, with protein sequence MPLPQPGARSGSEPVRRVTEAMRHGRIPMRVHPEWARAFPWVVQGTTVRTGTDADFGLFTGAPAGQVMKRWESLAEDTGCGSMVHARQIHGRAVTLHEATPPGLLLAPPCDGHATRRAGTLLAVSVADCVPVFVVAPRVRAVMLLHAGWRGVAGGILEAGLVMLERDFGTHARETHMHMGPAICGRCYEVGREVHEALGLPRPASRGQPVDLRRVLADRALAAGADPAHLTTSSFCTRCADAPFFSHRGGDAGRQIAVLGITPDDSVPPGGEWLDDHRQQPHRQPVEDR
- a CDS encoding glycosyltransferase, which produces MPELLAQTIIGLSLAVLALLLPFAAHRTYLLLLSRRPPPELPRRWSGRLPPVTVQLPLYNEAPVARRVIDAACSLDYPARALEIQVLDDSTDETVELVARRVAWWRARGVNVCHIRRRERSGFKAGALAAGVRRAQGEFLLVLDSDFVPEPDLVRKLLPPFRLSRVGMVQARWDHLNEDANWLTRAQGLLLDGHFFFEHGGRYRGGLFFNFNGTAGMWRRECLEDAGGWQADTLTEDLDISYRAQMRGWRFVFLEDIGVPAELPDQTGAFEIQQRRWSQGGIQTARKLLPELLRGPWPFSVKKEAVIHLCGHIAYPLTLLLGLLIYPSALARRALGGEEFLFIDLVVFFLATIPFVIYYTAAGRKRSRPWGDLVPSVAVTLATGVGLTAPATRAVLRGLAGRRDSFARTPKKGSGGVFRERPGSQTPDTLFKLAMAMVMSLFVGAALQAQLYASIPFLMLFALGYWSLGVGGLKRFGTGPRIPQQQRVEGQPEEEHRPEGPRPLAGLQVRTQTQVRDECEAA
- a CDS encoding glycosyltransferase family 2 protein, whose protein sequence is MTPSPPSQAPPVTGRVAVLIPALDEEPTIGSVMRALPAGLVDEIVVADNGSRDATPRIARDLGAVVVTEPRLGYGSACLAGMRHLARRPPDIVVFLDADGSDDPSGLGRLIEPIRSGAADMVLGVRTGDPPGVPLHARMGNQVVLMCARLLFGLRFRDMPPFRAIRYDRLCELHMDDRDWGWTLQMQIRAGRLRQRIVEIDVPYTRRAGGVSKISGTLSGSLKAGAKMFYTLARERLMSVRQYR